Genomic DNA from Epinephelus fuscoguttatus linkage group LG14, E.fuscoguttatus.final_Chr_v1:
TATTACCATGTGACCagcataattttattttatttctttccaCACTGACAGACATTAGAGTCAGTGAACTCAACTTCTGTAATGGAAGATCAAAATGACTGCAAGTCTATGGCCCTTTGCATTCCCACAATAATCTCATGATAATTAATTTTAAAGTGTGAAGTAGAGGAAATTTCTTTAAACAGAGGAGTTAAATCATTCAGTGGGAACAGAGACAACTTTTACTGAACTTTCCTGGTGCCTACTTGGTAGTTTCTGTGTATCCATCAGTTGCTGTGGCTAGATTCCACTCTCATGTCCCACCCTGGTGCTCTTTGTGTCTTGTCTACTAGAAGGAGAACAGAAAGCAGAGGGTCCTGTGACTCTGGTGTGTCCTTCAAGAGTGATCGGTCAAGAGAACTCGGcattgatttccaaaaaagatcCCCTTTCAGGTAAGCTTTTATAAGCATTAAAATGTAGCTGAATGTAATGATGTTTTGCATACAAGTGTGATTTAATAAAGTCATTGTATTCAGTATGTAAGTATTTAATTCACAGTTATGTTACTTGATCATTTTAGTCTCttaagggggatttatacttgtgtggcagACCCTACGCATGTGGCCTACGTCGTTGTGAGCATTAATACTTGTGTgacgtgtgtctgtgtcactctgcagttacacctccaaaacactagtcagtggcagaggtttctgtgacgtgctgtaaagtttagttgattcaaaacacacacaaagcacacttTAACCATGGCGTAATAGAGATAGTTccaaacacaagaacacaaatgAGCTTCACTTttactcgcagcattcacagacaaacacttgtctttatctggacacattctccccacaaatacaacatgctaaggttattagcataagcctatggcatttagcattatataaattagcctagtggctagcagacttctctctactcatataaaaccagggacaacagaaacatttaacaaaggtaaagtTGCAAATCttagctccattacaactcacaaggttcactgacaaaacatgttttccaaacaaatgtaacatgctaacattattagcacaagcctatggcattttacattgtataaattagctcagcgactagcggagatttcctctgctcatatgaagtcaggttaaatcacacacacaagatttaaAGTGCTATttctgtggaggctttactgtcttcagaatttattgtttcttgtctTTGAAATGAAACTGTAAAATGTTCACTCAGCTCCACCATCTTCAGTcaaacctgtgtgtgtattgtgtttaaggccctgacacgcCAAGCCGACAGTCGGCCGTCAACCAAAGTTGGGCTgctggtgagcatctgtcggcctagtttttggggtgtgtcccgcaccgttggCCCTTCGGCGTCGGCGTCGACGGCTTTTcgggccgattgagcatgttgaaccGGTGGCGGAGATAGTCGGtgaaagagatcactctgattggctgtttaggttttatttcctcgcccctgtagcgagtgaatgtgcctgtagtgaaaccggggctaaccagtGTTTCCTCCTCACGCTCCACTTCACTTAGCTGCCCacagacctgctgcttcttcccacttaaacctgaataacaaaccagagctagctgggagcgttAACCGCAGCATGACTGGAGGGaaacacagccagttagcctccgctagtctctgagctagccccggctctccgtttggatccaaccggagcaccgagccctggtttgttattcaggttaaagtgggaagaagcagcgggtttattgggcagctgagtgaagtggagcctgtggaggaaacaccgggagcGTCTGGATGTAacagtccgtggaggtgctgcggtgctcggctgcacagataggtaACACCTAGGctgtcaggatgtaccactctgtcactccACTCTCTCTTACGCAGGTGCAGGAtgtacgtgccacttggccgttGGATGTAGTCTGTGTAGTgcgttcaaatgcaactgacacagggcgacgtagacgacgcaacagttggctttcgtcgccgctggttctttgatgtcagtttggtgtgtccgcacctgcAGGGTTTCttgctccaccttttagtacctgATCTGtatgctaggtaccccaacagaggggggaccaaaaatggggacaatTGGTACCacccacaacttttcacagtggaaacagaaaaaaaagagtactgaactgaactgtaccgcaCCATATTGCTTGGTGTAAACGGGCCTTTAGTTAGCTAATTTGGTGCTATTACTATGTGACCTGTGTAATTTCCTTTCGTATCCACACTGACAGGCACCAAAGTCCGTAAAACAACTTCCCTTTTGAAAGATCAAAATGACTGCAAGTCTAAGGACCTCTGCACCCTCATCATAATCTAATGATAATTAATGTTAAAGTGAGAATTAGGAGGATACTTCTTTAAACAGAGGAGATAAATCATTCAGTGGGAACAGAGACAAGTTTTACTGAACTTTCCTGGTGCCTACTTGGTAGTTTCTGTGTATCCATCAGTTGCTGTGGCTGGATTCCACTCTCATGTCCCACCCTGGTGCTCTTTGTGTCTTGTTTACTAGAAGGAGAACAGAAAGCAGAGGGTCCTGTGATTCTGGTGTTTCCTTCAAGAGTGATCGGTCAAGAGAACTCGGCATTGATTTCAAAAAAAGATCCCCTTTCAGGTAAGCTTTTATAAGCATTAAAATGTAGCTGCATGTAGTGATGTTTAGTATCCACACAAGTCTGATTATGCAAGTCATTATTATGGTACTTTATAATTTTAGTATCAGTTAGCTAATTTGGTGTTATTACCATGTGACaagtgtaattttatttttttgtatccACACTCACAGAAATGAGAGTTAGTAAACTCAACACTGTCTCTATTCAAACCTCTGAGTGTGTTGTGTTACAGCCCAGAGCAGCTCCTGAGACCAGACTATCCAGTGCACAGAATGCCTGTGATGAGCAACTGGCCAGGGTACGTCACTATTGTGTCAGTCGCACATTGTATGGGTTACCTTTTTTCTTATTCCTCACGCTGCTTTCATATTTAAAATCCTGTTGCTTTgttgtttaaagtttgttttcataCTGAAGAAGTAGCATCATAACCGTGTTTATCGCACTTGCTGCAGGCCGAACTGCATTTCTCCTTCAGTGGAGGAGCACGCTGCAACAGATGGTGAGAATTTGGTCAAGTCGGAGAACACTTCAACAGAAGATGTGGTGTTGGTCCAGCCTTTGGACAATCTGTGAGTGTAATCTGTTAACCTCATATACCTTCTTttgcacactttttaaaatattctgttgaacatgtaaacatcattATAACTTTTTTGGCATCGTTGCATTCACATccttcttcatttttttcctttgtgttcTCTAACTGACTAATGATTGTTAGATTTCTCCTGTTCACTCCTGAGTCAGCAGTCAGCACTCAGCTCCACCATCTTTAGTcaaacctctgtgtgtgttgtgttacagcccagagcagcagcagcagcagcagcagcagcagcagcagaagagaccAGACTATCCAGTACTCAGTGGGATCATGTGTGACTGGGAGTAAGTCATTATTATGGTACTTCATAATTGTAGTatctaaagccccgtttccaccaaacactttcagtatggcacctttggaaccaacagtaacccttcagacatggtacctagcccctagtgtttccactgcagacagtcctcttaaatgtgggcggggttgttgtcactcaatgctccgtccagcactcactgtatttcctcctcaTAATAATGTAATGATAATTAATGTTAAAGTGAGAATTAGGAGGAAACTTCTTTAAACAGAGGAGATAAATCATTCAGTGGGAACAGAGACAAGTTTTACTGAACTTTCCTGGTGCCTACTTGGTAGTTTCTGTGTATCCATCAGTTGCTGTGGCTGGATTCCACTCTCATGTCCCACCCTGGTGCTCTTTGTGTCTTGTCTACTAGAAGGAGAACAGAAAGCAGAGGGTCCTGTGATTCTGGTGTTTCCTTCAAGAGTGATCGGTCAAGAGAACTCGGCATTGATTTCAAAAAAAGATCCCCTTTCAGGTAAGCTTTTATAAGCATTAAACTGTAGCTGCATGTAGTGATGTTTAGTATCCACACAAGTCTGATTATGTAAGTCATTATTATGGTACTTTATAATTTTAGTATCAGTTAGCTAATTTGGTGTTATTACCATGTGACaagtgtaattttatttttgtatccaCACTCACAGAAATGAGAGTTAGTAAACTCAACACTGTCTCTATTCAAACCTCTGAGTGTGTTGTGTTACAGCCCAGAGCAGCTCCTGAGACCAGACTATCCAGTGCACAGAATGCCTGTGATGAGCAACTGGCCAGGGTACGTCACTATTGTGTCAGTCGCACATTGTATGGGTTACCTTTTTTCTTATTCCTCACGCTGCTTTCATATTTAaaatcctgttgtttttttgtttaaagtttgttttcataCTGATGAAGTAGCATCATAACCGTGTTTATCACACTTGCTGCAGGCCGAACTGGATTTCTCCTTCAGTGGAGGAGCACGCTGCAACAGATGGTGAGAATTTGGTCAAGTCGGAGAACACTTCAACAGAAGATGTGGTGTTGGTCCAGCCTTTGGACAATCTGTGAGTGTAATCTGTTAACCTCATATACCTTCTTttgcacactttttaaaatattttgttgaacatgtaaacatcattATAACTTTTTTGGCATCGTTGCATTCACATccttcttcatttttttcctttgtgttcTCTAACTGACTAATGATTGTTAGATTTCTCCTGTTCACTCCTGAGTCAGCAGTCAGCACTCAGCTCCACCATCTTTAGTcaaacctctgtgtgtgttgtgttacagcccagagcagcagcagcagcagcagaagagaccAGACTATCCAGTACTCAGTGGGATCATGTGTGACTGGGAGTAAGTCATTATTATGGTACTTCATAATTTTAGCatctaaagccccgtttccaccaaacactttcagtatggcaCCTTTGGAagcaacagtaacccttcagacatggtacctagcccctagtgtttccactgcagacagtcctcttaaatgtgggcggggttgttgtcactcaatgctccgtccagcactcactgtatttcctcctcaTAATAATGTAATGATAATTAATGTTAAAGTGAGAATTAGGAGGAAACTTCTTTAAACAGAGGAGATAAATCATTCAGTGGGAACAGAGACAAGTTTTACTGAACTTTCCTGGTGCCTACTTGGTAGTTTCTGTGTATCCATCAGTTGCTGTGGCTGGATTCCACTCTCATGTCCCACCCCGGTGCTCTTTGTGTCTTGTCTACTAGAAGGAGAACAGAAAGCAGAGGGTCCTGTGATTCTGGTGTTTCCTTCAAGAGTGATCGATCAAGAGAACTCGGCATTGATTTCAAAAAAAGATCCCCTTTCAGGTAAGCTTTTATAAGCATTAAACTGTAGCTGCATGTAGTGATGTTTAGTATCCACACAAGTCTGATTATGCAAGTCATTATTATGGTACTTTATAATTTTAGTATCAGTTAGCTAATTTGGTGCCATTACCATGTGACaagtgtaattttattttttgtatccACACTCACAGAAATGAGAGTTAGTAAACTCAACACTGTCTCTATTCAAACCTCTGAGTGTGTTGTGTTACAGCCCAGAGCAGCTCCTGAGACCAGACTATCCAGTGCACAGAATGCCTGTGATGAGCAACTGGCCAGGGTACGTCACTATTGTGTCAGTCGCACATTGTATGGGTTACCTTTTTTCTTATTCCTCACGCTGCTTTCATATTTAaaatcctgttgtttttttgtttaaagtttgttttcataCTGATGAAGTAGCATCATAACCGTGTTTATCGCACTTGCTGCAGGCCGAACTGGATTTCTCCTTCAGTGGAGGAGCATGCTGCAACAGATGGTGAGAATTTGGTCAAGTCGGAGAACACTTCAACAGAAGATGTGGTGTTGGTCCAGCCTTTGGACAATCTGTGAGTGTAATCTGTTAACCACATATACCTTCTTttgcacactttttaaaatattttgttgaacatgtaaacatcattATAACTTTTTTGGCATTGTTGCATTCACATccttcttcatttttttcctttgtgttcTCTAACTGACTAATGATTGTTAGATTTCTCCTGTTCACTCCTGAGTCAGCAGTCAGCACTCAGCTCCACCATCTTTAGTcaaacctctgtgtgtgttgtgttacagcccagagcagcagcagcagcagaagagaccAGACTATCCAGTACTCAGTGGGATCATGTGTGACTGGGAGTAAGTCATTATTATGGTACTTCATAATTTTAGCatctaaagccccgtttccaccaaacactttcagtatggcacctttggaaccaacagtaacccttcagacatggtacctagcccctagtgtttccactgcagacagtcctcttaaatgtggcgggttgttgtcactcaatGCTCCGgcccagcactcactgtatttcctcctcaTAATAATGTAATGATAATTAATGTTAAAGTGAGAATTAGGAGGAAACTTCTTTAAACAGAGGAGATAAATCATTCAGTGGGAACAGAGACAAGTTTTACTGAACTTTCCTGGTGCCTACTTGGTAGTTTCTGTGTATCCATCAGTTGCTGTGGCTGGATTCCACTCTCATGTCCCACCCTGGTGCTCTTTGTGTCTTGTCTACTAGAAGGAGAACAGAAAGCAGAGGGTCCTGTGACTCTGGTGTTTCCTTCAAGAGTGATCGATCAAGAGAACTCGGCATTGATTTCAAAAAAAGATCCCCTTTCAGGTAAGCTTTTATAAGCATTAAACTGTAGCTGCATGTAGTGATGTTTTGTATCCACACAAGTCTGATTATGCAAGTCATTTTTATGGTACTTTATAATTTAAGTATCTTTTTTAGCTTATTTGGTGCTATTACCATGTGACCagcataattttattttatttctttccaCACTGACAGACATTAGAGTCAGTGAACTCAACTTCTGTAATGGAAGATCAAAATGACTGCAAGTCTAAGGCCCTTTGCATTCCCACAATAATCTCATGATAATTAATTTTAAAGTGTGAAGTAGAGGAAACTACTTTAAACAGAGGAGATAAATCATTTAGTGGGAACAGAGACAACTTTTACTGAACTTTCCTGGTGCCTACTTGGTAGTTTCTGTGTATCCATCAGTTGCTGTGGCTGGATTCCACTCTCATGTCCCACCCTGGTGCTCTTTGTGTCTTGTCTACTAGAAGGAGAACAGAAAGCAGAGGGTCCTGTGACTCTGGTGTGTCCTTCAAGAGTGATCGGTCAAGAGAACTCGGCATTGATTTCAAAAAAAGATCCCCTTTCAGGTAAGCTTTTATAAGCATTAAACTGTAGCTGCATGTAGTGATGTTTAGTATCCACACAAGTCTGATTATGTAAGTCATTATTATGGTACTTTATAATTTTAGTATCAGTTAGCTAATTTGGTGTTATTACCATGTGACaagtgtaattttatttttgtatccaCACTCACAGAAATGAGAGTTAGTAAACTCAACACTGTCTCTATTCAAACCTCTGAGTGTGTTGTGTTACAGCCCAGAGCAGCTCCTGAGACCAGACTATCCAGTGCACAGAATGCCTGTGATGAGCAACTGGCCAGGGTACGCACTATTGTGTCAGTCGCATACTGTATGGGTTACCTTTTCTTATTCCTCACGCTGCTTTCATATTTAaaatcctgttgtttttttgtttaaagtttgttttcataCTGATGAAGTAGCATCATAACCGTGTTTATCACACTTGCTGCAGGCCGAACTGGCTTTCTCCTTCAGGGGAGGAGCACGCTGCAACAGATGGTGAGAATTTGGTCAAGTCGGAGAACACTTCAACAGAAGATGTGGTGTTGGTCCAGCCTTTGGACAATCTGTGAGTGTAATCTGTTAACCTCATATACCTTCTTttgcacactttttaaaatattctgttgaacatgtaaacatcattATAACTTTTTTGGCATCGTTGCATCTACATccttcttcatttttttcctttgtgttcTCTAACTAACTAATGATTGTTAGATTTCTCCTGTTCACTCCTGAGTCAGCAGTCAGCACTCAGCTCCACCATCTTTAGTcaaacctctgtgtgtgttgtgttacagcccagagcagcagcagcagcagaagagaccAGACTATCCAGTACTCAGTGGGATCATGTGTGACTGGGAGTAAGTCATTATTATGGTACTTCATAATTGTAGTatctaaagccccgtttccaccaaacactttcagtatggcacctttggaaccaacagtaacccttcagacatggtacctagcccctagtgtttccactgcagacagtcctcttaaatgtgggcggggttgttgtcactcaatGCTCCGatcagcactcactgtatttcctcctcaTAATAATGTAATGATAATTAATGTTAAAGTGAGAATTAGGAGGATACTTCTTTAAACAGAGGAGTTAAATCATTCAGTGGGAACAGAGACAAGTTTTACTGAACTTTCCTGGTGCCTACTTGGTAGTTTCTGTGTATCCATCAGTTGCTGTGGCTGGATTCCACTCTCATGTCCCACCCTGGTGCTCTTTGTGTCTTGTCTACTAGAAGGAGAACAGAAAGCAGAGGGTCCTGTGATTCTGGTGTTTCCTTCAAGAGTGATCGGTCAAGAGAACTCGGCATTGATTTCAAAAAAAGATCCCCTTTCAGGTAAGCTTTTATAAGCATTAAACTGTAGCTGCATGTAGTGATGTTTTGTATCCACACAAGTCTGATTATGTAAGTCATTATTATGGTACTTTATAATTTAAGTATCTTTTTTAGCTTATTTGGTGCTATTACCATGTGACCAGcgtaattttatttcatttctttccACACTGACAGACATTAGAGTCAGTGAACTCAACTTCTGTAATGGAAGATCAAAATGACTGCAAGTCTATGGCCCTTTGCATTCCCACAATAATCTCATGATAATTAATGTTAAAGTGAGAATTAGGTGGAAACTTCTTTAAACAGAGGAGTTAAATCATTTAGTGGGAACAGAGACAAATTTTACTGAACTTTCCTGGTGCCTACTTGGTAGTTTCTGTGTATCCATCAGTTGCTGTGGCTGGATTCCACTCTCATGTCCCACCCTGGTGCTCTTTGTGTCTTGTCTACTAGAAGGAGAACAGAAAGCAGAGGGTCCTGTAAGTCTAGTGTTTCCTTCAAGAGTGATCGGTCAAGAGAACTCGGCATTGATTTCAAAAAAAGATCCCCTTTCAGGTAAGCTTTTATAAGCATTAAACTGTAGCTGCATGTAGTGATGTTTAGTATCCACACAAGTCTGATTATGTAAGTCATTATTATGGTACTTTATAATTTTAGTATCAGTTAGCTAATTTGGTGTTATTACCATGTGACaagtgtaattttatttttttgtatccACACTCACAGAAATGAGAGTTAGTAAACTCAACACTGTCTCTATTCAAACCTCTGAGTGTGTTGTGTTACAGCCCAGAGCAGCTCCTGAGACCAGACTATCCAGTGCACAGAATGCCTGTGATGAGCAACTGGCCAGGGTACGTCACTATTGTGTCAGTCACACATTGTATGGGTTACCGTTTTTCTTATTCCTCACGCTGCTTTCATATTTAAAATCCTGTTGCTTTGtcgtttaaagtttgttttcataCTGATGAAGTAGCATCATAACCGTGTTTATCGCACTTGCTGCAGGCCGAACTGGATTTCTCCTTCAGGGGAGGAGCACGCTGCAACAGATGGTGAGAATTTGGTCAAGTCGGAGAACACTTCAACAGAAGATGTGGTGTTGGTCCAGCCTTTGGACAATCTGTGAGTGTAATCTGTTAACCTCATATACCTTCTTttgcacactttttaaaatattttgttgaacatgtaaacatcattATAACTTTTTTGGCATCGTTGCATTCACATccttcttcatttttttcctttgtgttcTCTAACTGACTAATGATTGTTAGATTTCTCCTGTTCACTCCTGAGTCAGCAGTCAGCACTCAGCTCCACCATCTTTAGTcaaacctctgtgtgtgttgtgttacagcccagagcagcagcagcagcagcagcagcagcagaagagaccAGACTATCCAGTACTCAGTGGGATCATGTGTGACTGGGAGTAAGTCATTATTATGGTACTTCATAATTTTAGCatctaaagccccgtttccaccaaacactttcagtatggcaccttggaaccaacagtaacccttcagacatggtacctagcccctagtgtttccactgcagacagtcctcttaaatgtgggcggggttgttgtcactcaatgctccgtccagcactcactgtatttcctcctcaTAATAATGTAATGATAATTAATGTTAAAGTGAGAATTAGGAGGAAACTTCTTTAAACAGAGGAGTTAAATCATTCAGTGGGAACAGAGACAAGTTTTACTGAACTTTCCTGGTGCCTACTTGGTAGTTTCTGTGTATCCATCAGTTGCTGTGGCTGGATTCCACTCTCATGTCCCACCCTGGTGCTCTTTGTGTCTTGTTTACTAGAAGGAGAACAGAAAGCAGAGGGTCCTGTGATTCTGGTGTTTCTTTCAAGAGTGATCGGTCAAGAGAATTCGTCATTGATTTCAAAAAAAGATCCCCTTTCAGGTAAGCTTTTATAAGCATTAAACTGTAGCTGCATGTAGTGATGTTTAGTATCCACACAAGTCTGATTATGTACGTCATTATTATGGTACTTTATAATTTTAGTATCTTTTTTAGCTAATTTGGTGCTATTACCATGTGACaagtgtaattttatttttttgtatccACACTCACAGAAATGAGAGTTAGTAAACTCAactggcagtcggcccagtgaatgaagttattttttctcagact
This window encodes:
- the LOC125901175 gene encoding uncharacterized protein LOC125901175 isoform X2; this encodes MQPWKWVRPNWISPSVEEHAATDGENLVKSENTSTEDVVLVQSLDNLPEQQQQQQQQQQQQKRPDYPVLSGIMCDWERRTESRGSCDSGVSFKSDRSRELGIDFKKRSPFRRRTESRGSCDSGVSFKSDRSRELGIDFQKRSPFRRRTESRGSCDSGVSFKSDRSRELGIDFKKRSPFSPEQLLRPDYPVHRMPVMSNWPGPNCISPSVEEHAATDGENLVKSENTSTEDVVLVQPLDNLPEQQQQQQQQQQQKRPDYPVLSGIMCDWERRTESRGSCDSGVSFKSDRSRELGIDFKKRSPFSPEQLLRPDYPVHRMPVMSNWPGPNWISPSVEEHAATDGENLVKSENTSTEDVVLVQPLDNLPEQQQQQQKRPDYPVLSGIMCDWERRTESRGSCDSGVSFKSDRSRELGIDFKKRSPFRRRTESRGSCDSGVSFKSDRSRELGIDFKKRSPFRRRTESRGSCDSGVSFKSDRSRELGIDFKKRSPFSPEQLLRPDYPVHRMPVMSNWPGPNWLSPSGEEHAATDGENLVKSENTSTEDVVLVQPLDNLPEQQQQQKRPDYPVLSGIMCDWERRTESRGSCDSGVSFKSDRSRELGIDFKKRSPFRRRTESRGSCKSSVSFKSDRSRELGIDFKKRSPFSPEQLLRPDYPVHRMPVMSNWPGPNWISPSGEEHAATDGENLVKSENTSTEDVVLVQPLDNLPEQQQQQQQQQKRPDYPVLSGIMCDWERRTESRGSCDSGVSFKSDRSREFVIDFKKRSPFRH
- the LOC125901175 gene encoding uncharacterized protein LOC125901175 isoform X35, translating into MPVMSNWPGPNWISPSVEEHAATDGENLVKSENTSTEDVVLVQSLDNLPEQQQQQQQQQQQQKRPDYPVLSGIMCDWERRTESRGSCDSGVSFKSDRSRELGIDFKKRSPFRRRTESRGSCDSGVSFKSDRSRELGIDFQKRSPFRRRTESRGSCDSGVSFKSDRSRELGIDFKKRSPFSPEQLLRPDYPVHRMPVMSNWPGPNCISPSVEEHAATDGENLVKSENTSTEDVVLVQPLDNLPEQQQQQQQQQQQKRPDYPVLSGIMCDWERRTESRGSCDSGVSFKSDRSRELGIDFKKRSPFSPEQLLRPDYPVHRMPVMSNWPGPNWISPSVEEHAATDGENLVKSENTSTEDVVLVQPLDNLPEQQQQQQKRPDYPVLSGIMCDWERRTESRGSCDSGVSFKSDRSRELGIDFKKRSPFRRRTESRGSCDSGVSFKSDRSRELGIDFKKRSPFRRRTESRGSCDSGVSFKSDRSRELGIDFKKRSPFSPEQLLRPDYPVHRMPVMSNWPGPNWISPSGEEHAATDGENLVKSENTSTEDVVLVQPLDNLPEQQQQQQQQQKRPDYPVLSGIMCDWERRTESRGSCDSGVSFKSDRSREFVIDFKKRSPFRH
- the LOC125901175 gene encoding uncharacterized protein LOC125901175 isoform X36 — encoded protein: MPVMSNWPGPNWISPSVEEHAATDGENLVKSENTSTEDVVLVQSLDNLPEQQQQQQQQQQQQKRPDYPVLSGIMCDWERRTESRGSCDSGVSFKSDRSRELGIDFKKRSPFRRRTESRGSCDSGVSFKSDRSRELGIDFQKRSPFRRRTESRGSCDSGVSFKSDRSRELGIDFKKRSPFSPEQLLRPDYPVHRMPVMSNWPGPNCISPSVEEHAATDGENLVKSENTSTEDVVLVQPLDNLPEQQQQQQQQQQQKRPDYPVLSGIMCDWERRTESRGSCDSGVSFKSDRSRELGIDFKKRSPFSPEQLLRPDYPVHRMPVMSNWPGPNWISPSVEEHAATDGENLVKSENTSTEDVVLVQPLDNLPEQQQQQQKRPDYPVLSGIMCDWERRTESRGSCDSGVSFKSDRSRELGIDFKKRSPFRRRTESRGSCDSGVSFKSDRSRELGIDFKKRSPFRRRTESRGSCKSSVSFKSDRSRELGIDFKKRSPFSPEQLLRPDYPVHRMPVMSNWPGPNWISPSGEEHAATDGENLVKSENTSTEDVVLVQPLDNLPEQQQQQQQQQKRPDYPVLSGIMCDWERRTESRGSCDSGVSFKSDRSREFVIDFKKRSPFRH
- the LOC125901175 gene encoding uncharacterized protein LOC125901175 isoform X45, which produces MPVMSNWPGPNWISPSVEEHAATDGENLVKSENTSTEDVVLVQSLDNLPEQQQQQQQQQQQQKRPDYPVLSGIMCDWERRTESRGSCDSGVSFKSDRSRELGIDFKKRSPFRRRTESRGSCDSGVSFKSDRSRELGIDFQKRSPFRRRTESRGSCDSGVSFKSDRSRELGIDFKKRSPFSPEQLLRPDYPVHRMPVMSNWPGPNCISPSVEEHAATDGENLVKSENTSTEDVVLVQPLDNLPEQQQQQQQQQQQKRPDYPVLSGIMCDWERRTESRGSCDSGVSFKSDRSRELGIDFKKRSPFSPEQLLRPDYPVHRMPVMSNWPGPNWISPSVEEHAATDGENLVKSENTSTEDVVLVQPLDNLPEQQQQQQKRPDYPVLSGIMCDWERRTESRGSCDSGVSFKSDRSRELGIDFKKRSPFRRRTESRGSCDSGVSFKSDRSRELGIDFKKRSPFRRRTESRGSCDSGVSFKSDRSRELGIDFKKRSPFSPEQLLRPDYPVHRMPVMSNWPGPNWLSPSGEEHAATDGENLVKSENTSTEDVVLVQPLDNLPEQQQQQKRPDYPVLSGIMCDWERRTESRGSCDSGVSFKSDRSRELGIDFKKRSPFRH
- the LOC125901175 gene encoding uncharacterized protein LOC125901175 isoform X26: MPVMSNWPGPNWISPSVEEHAATDGENLVKSENTSTEDVVLVQSLDNLPEQQQQQQQQQQQQKRPDYPVLSGIMCDWERRTESRGSCDSGVSFKSDRSRELGIDFKKRSPFRRRTESRGSCDSGVSFKSDRSRELGIDFQKRSPFRRRTESRGSCDSGVSFKSDRSRELGIDFKKRSPFSPEQLLRPDYPVHRMPVMSNWPGPNCISPSVEEHAATDGENLVKSENTSTEDVVLVQPLDNLPEQQQQQQQQQQQKRPDYPVLSGIMCDWERRTESRGSCDSGVSFKSDRSRELGIDFKKRSPFSPEQLLRPDYPVHRMPVMSNWPGPNWISPSVEEHAATDGENLVKSENTSTEDVVLVQPLDNLPEQQQQQQKRPDYPVLSGIMCDWERRTESRGSCDSGVSFKSDRSRELGIDFKKRSPFRRRTESRGSCDSGVSFKSDRSRELGIDFKKRSPFRRRTESRGSCDSGVSFKSDRSRELGIDFKKRSPFSPEQLLRPDYPVHRMPVMSNWPGPNWLSPSGEEHAATDGENLVKSENTSTEDVVLVQPLDNLPEQQQQQKRPDYPVLSGIMCDWERRTESRGSCDSGVSFKSDRSRELGIDFKKRSPFRRRTESRGSCKSSVSFKSDRSRELGIDFKKRSPFRH
- the LOC125901175 gene encoding heat shock protein DDB_G0288861-like isoform X5, yielding MPVMSNWPGPNWISPSVEEHAATDGENLVKSENTSTEDVVLVQSLDNLPEQQQQQQQQQQQQKRPDYPVLSGIMCDWERRTESRGSCDSGVSFKSDRSRELGIDFKKRSPFRRRTESRGSCDSGVSFKSDRSRELGIDFQKRSPFRRRTESRGSCDSGVSFKSDRSRELGIDFKKRSPFSPEQLLRPDYPVHRMPVMSNWPGPNCISPSVEEHAATDGENLVKSENTSTEDVVLVQPLDNLPEQQQQQQQQQQQKRPDYPVLSGIMCDWERRTESRGSCDSGVSFKSDRSRELGIDFKKRSPFSPEQLLRPDYPVHRMPVMSNWPGPNWISPSVEEHAATDGENLVKSENTSTEDVVLVQPLDNLPEQQQQQQKRPDYPVLSGIMCDWERRTESRGSCDSGVSFKSDRSRELGIDFKKRSPFRRRTESRGSCDSGVSFKSDRSRELGIDFKKRSPFRRRTESRGSCDSGVSFKSDRSRELGIDFKKRSPFSPEQLLRPDYPVHRMPVMSNWPGPNWLSPSGEEHAATDGENLVKSENTSTEDVVLVQPLDNLPEQQQQQKRPDYPVLSGIMCDWERRTESRGSCDSGVSFKSDRSRELGIDFKKRSPFSPEQLLRPDYPVHRMPVMSNWPGPNWISPSGEEHAATDGENLVKSENTSTEDVVLVQPLDNLPEQQQQQQQQQKRPDYPVLSGIMCDWERRTESRGSCDSGVSFKSDRSREFVIDFKKRSPFRH